The genomic interval GACCAGGATGCCGACTTCGGCGATGTTGTACTGGGTGCCGTTGAGGCGGAAGGTCGACAGGCCGTTCGGCTCGGCAACGGCGTCGAAGCGCGTATTGTTATAGATGACGCCGCCCGTGAGCCGGAAGCTGCTGCCGGCGCGCGGATACCAGTCGAGCAGGGCGTCGACCGTCTGCAGCTTGCCGTCGAGGTCGTACTCGAGCTGGCCGGAACTGCGGGTGAAGTCGTGCTTGAAGTAGTTGACGCCGAGCCGGCCATTGAGCGAGGAGGCCAGCGGAAAGCTCAGGTGGGCGCCGACGCCGGTGCTGCCGGCATCGAGGCTGGCCCCGACCTGGGCCGCGGCGGGCGTGGCGGCCATGAGGCAGGCCAGCATTGCAGGAATGAACGGATGTTTCATGAAGACCCTCGTCGCATGACATGTCGTTGGGGTGATTCTAGCGGCGACCCTGTCGTAAGCGCACCACTGCGCCTATTCCGCGCGACAAGTCGACGCGCCAAGTCGGCGCGCCAAGTCGGCGCAACAAGTTGTAAATGTGTGTTGCAGCGAACAAAGTTTTTACTTTGGGCCTGATACAGTACGCCTTACATGACAACGAGAGGACCTTTCATGAAATCCCCACTTCGCTTCCTTCTTGGCGCCGCCTTGCTGGCTGCAGCCGCCACGCCGGCCCTGGCCCAGACCAATGTCAGCATCAGTATCGGCCAGCCCGGCTTCTACGGCCGCCTGGACATCGGCGACTTCGGCCAGCCACCGGTCGTCTACACCCAGCAGCCGGTGGTCGTGGTGCGCGAAGTGCGCCACGTGCGCGCCGAGCCGATCTACCTGCGCGTGCCGCCCGGCCACCGCAAGAACTGGTCGCGCTACTGCGGCCGCTATGGCGCCTGCGCGCGCCCGGTGATGTTCGTGCGCGACGACTGGTACACCAACACCTATGCGCCGCGCTATCGCGAGCGTCACCACGGCTACCGCGAGCCGGTGCGCGAAGTGCGGGAAGTCCGCGAAGTGCATTATGTCGAACACGATCGCCATGACAGGCACGACAAGCACGACAAGCACGACAAGCATGACAAGCACGGCGGCGGCCACGGCCATGGCAACGGTCACGGCCGCGGCCATTAAGTAGGCAGCCCGTCCCTGCGTCCGCGCCCACGCCGGCGCGGATTTTCCTCCGGGTGTACACTTGCCATATCGCCAATGTGCTGGCATTGCCGGCGGGCGCAACGGACGGAGGATGGCTTGCAAAGCGAAATCGTGATCGTCGGAGGCGGGGCGGGCGGACTGGAACTGGCCTGTAAACTGGGACGCAAGCTCGGTCCCTCGAAGGTGATGCTGGTGGACTGCCGGCTCTACCACATCTGGAAGCCTTCGCTGCACGAGGTGGCGGCCGGCACGCTCGACATCCACCAGGAGGGCCTCTCCTACCAGATGCTGGCCCACGATAACGGATTTACCTTTGTCTACGGCCCGATGACGGCGCTCGACGGTGCCGCGCGCAGCATCACCGTGGGCGCCGTGCGCGCCGCCGATGGCGAAGACGTGCTGCACGAGCGCCGGATTGCATTCACTTCCCCGGTGATCGCCGTCGGCAGCACCTCGAACTACTTCGGCGTGCCGGGCGCACGCGAACACACCATTTCCCTGAACGCCACCGAAGACGCCGAGCGCTTCCGCCTGCGTCTCCTGCGCCTGATGGCCGTGGCCGAGCAGGCGCGCGAGGAACGCGAGCGCGCTGGCGGCGGACAGGACGACGCCCCGCTCGACATCGTCATCATCGGCGGCGGCGCCACCGGCGTCGAACTGGCGGCCGAATTGCGGGAAGCATCGGGCGTGTACGCCACCTACGGCTTCACGCGCCTGCAGGTGCAGCGCGACGTGCGCATCACCCTGCTCGAGGGCGCACCGCGCATCCCGGCGCCGCTGCCCGAACGGGTCTCGAGCGCTGCCCTGAAGCTGCTGGGCGAACGCGGCATCAAGGTCGTGAACGACTGCCGCGTCACGGCCATCGAGCCCGATCGCGTGCTGGACAATGCCGGCAACGTCTATCCAGCCAGCCTGTGCGTGTGGGCTGCCGGCATCCGCGCCCCGGAGCTGCTGGGTTCGCTCGGCCTGCCGACCAACAAGGGCGGCCAGATCGAGGTCGACACCCACCTGCGCGTGCCGGGTCACCCGGGCATCTACGCTTTCGGGGATTGTGCCGCCTGCATCGATGCGGAGGGCAAGCCGGTGCCACCGCGCGCCCAGGCCGCGCACCAGCAGGCCGACTACCTGGCCGACGGTTTCCTGCGCCGCGCCGCCGGCAAGCCACCCAGGGGACCTTCCCTACCGCTACCGCGACTACGGCTCCCCTGGTTTCGCTGGGCAAGACGACCAGCGTCGGCAACCTGATGGGTTCGCTGCGCGGGGCAAGCTGGTTTGTCGAAGGGATGATGGCGCGCCTGATGTACACCAGCCTGCACCTGCTGCACCACAAGGCCGTGCTCGGCACGATGCGCACCGGCGTGCTGGCGCTGGCGCGCTTCCTGGTCAGGCGCGCGACGCCGCTGGTGAAGCTGCATTGAAGGAACCGGCACGCCTTGCCGGCGTGCCATGGCCGCCCGAGGGATTCAGGCCGGTGCGTGGCGCGGCAGGATCATCGTCAATGCCGCGCCGCCCTCGCGCCCCGTTTCCAGGCTGACGCTGCCGCCGAGGGCACGGGCGCGTTCGCGCAGCAGGCGCAGGCCGTGGCAGCGGAGCGACTCTGGCTGGCCGTTCGCCATGCCGGCGCCGTCGTCGCGCACGGTCAGCATCAGCTGGTCGCCATCGTCGTCGAGGATGACGTCGATCGTGCGCGCATTCGCATGGTGCAAGGCGTTGCGCAGCCCTTCCTCGGCGCAGCGCAGCAGGGCGACGTTCTGGGGGCGCGTATAGGCGTCGTCGTCGTCGGGCAGGCTGACGCGGGCCGTAATGCCATGCTCCAGGCTGAATTCGGCCACCAGTTCGGTCAACGCGGCCTTGATGCCAAGGAACTCCAGCTTGTCGTTCCACAGCGTCAGCTGCACCTTGCGGTTGGTCTCGATGATGCCGTTGAGCAGGCTTTTCATCTGGTTGGCCCGGTCCACCGCCTTGGCATCGGTCAGGCCTTTCGACAGCAGGCCCAGGTGCATGGTGAGGGCCGTCATCGACGAGCCGAGGCTGTCGTGCAGCTTGCGCGCGAGCAGGCGCCGGTCGTCGTCCCAGCAATTCATCAGGTGGGCGACCAGCTCGGTCAGCGCGGCGGTGCGTTCGGCAACCTGCCGTTCCAGTTCCGGGTCGAGGTGCTGCGGTTCCGGTGCGGTCATCGTGGGCTCGGTGAATGTTTCCCAAATCATACAACAGCTTCGCAGAGGGAGTGCGCACTGAGGTGCTCGGCGCCGCGTGTCACGCCCCGGAGTGTGGAAGGGCAGGCACAGCGTGCGCTGCCGAACGGTGTAACGCGGCATTTGGCCTCACGCTGGAGCCCTGGACTTCTTATTCAATAAACAACTCTGGGAGCTAGCATGCCAAACAATACCGAGACGCCCATCGACGCCATCACCCTGCTCACCAAGCAGCACCGCGAAGTCGAGGACATGTTCGAACAATTCGAAAAGATGACCGACCGCGCCAAGGTGAGCAAGAAGAAGCTTGCCGACCAGATCTGCAATGCCCTGATCATGCATACCACCATCGAGGAAGAAATCCTGTATCCGGCTACCCGCGAAGCGAGCGAGGAAACCGAGGACATGGTCGACGAGGCCGTCGTCGAGCACGCCTCGGCGAAAGACCTCATCGCCCAGGTACAGGAAATGGATCCAGGCGACGAGCTGTACGACGCCAAGGTCAAGGTGCTGGGCGAAATGGTCGAGCACCACGTCAAGGAAGAAGAGGAAGAAATGTTCCCGAAACTGCGCGAACTGAAGCTCGACCTGGCCCAATTGGGCGCCGAGATGGCGGCCCGTGCCAAGGAAATCCAGGCAACGATGTAAGCGTCCTGCGCCTGCCGGACAAAACAGAACGGCGCCCTCGGGCGCCGTTTGTTCGTCTCGGGGATGCCGCGCTCAGCCGGCGGGGGCCGGCAGCGGTGCCGGTTCGCCCAGCGCGCCCAGCAGCTGGGCGATGTCCACCGGTTTCACCGGTGCATGTCGAAGCCTGCTTCCAGCACGCGGCGCTGGTCCTCGGCCAGGCCATAGCCGGTCAGGGCGATGAGGCGCATCGCGCCCGTTGCCGGGTTGGCGCGCAGGCGCCGGGCAACCTCGTAACCGTCGATGCCGGGCAGGCCGATGTCGACCAGCGCCACCTGGGGCAGGTGGGCCGTGGCCAGGCTGACGCCGTCCAGCCCGTCGGCGGACTGCAGTACCGGGTAGCCATAGACGTCGAGCATGGTGGCCATCATCTCGCGGCCGTCTTCGTTGTCTTCGATCAGGAGCACCGAGGGCTTGGCCGCTTCGTTTTCCATGACCATGGCGGCAGGCGCGGGCTGGTTCACCTGCTGCGCGCGCGGCAGGCGGATGACGAAGGCACTGCCGGCGCTGGCGCCGCCGCTGCTGGCGCTGACGCTGCCGCCATGCAGTTCGACCAGGCG from Massilia sp. Se16.2.3 carries:
- a CDS encoding hemerythrin domain-containing protein produces the protein MPNNTETPIDAITLLTKQHREVEDMFEQFEKMTDRAKVSKKKLADQICNALIMHTTIEEEILYPATREASEETEDMVDEAVVEHASAKDLIAQVQEMDPGDELYDAKVKVLGEMVEHHVKEEEEEMFPKLRELKLDLAQLGAEMAARAKEIQATM
- a CDS encoding sensor histidine kinase, whose product is MTAPEPQHLDPELERQVAERTAALTELVAHLMNCWDDDRRLLARKLHDSLGSSMTALTMHLGLLSKGLTDAKAVDRANQMKSLLNGIIETNRKVQLTLWNDKLEFLGIKAALTELVAEFSLEHGITARVSLPDDDDAYTRPQNVALLRCAEEGLRNALHHANARTIDVILDDDGDQLMLTVRDDGAGMANGQPESLRCHGLRLLRERARALGGSVSLETGREGGAALTMILPRHAPA
- a CDS encoding response regulator; this encodes MNQPAPAAMVMENEAAKPSVLLIEDNEDGREMMATMLDVYGYPVLQSADGLDGVSLATAHLPQVALVDIGLPGIDGYEVARRLRANPATGAMRLIALTGYGLAEDQRRVLEAGFDMHR